One Zeugodacus cucurbitae isolate PBARC_wt_2022May chromosome 3, idZeuCucr1.2, whole genome shotgun sequence genomic region harbors:
- the LOC105220023 gene encoding phenoloxidase-activating enzyme isoform X2, with the protein MKSLRNIAVSLALTWCVFGAVSAESYGACQTPNGALGECMLIQKCPELNDMVKPNLEEAEMVFLRRSRCGDLGKSILVCCPRSQQARINILEEKPDDCETPNGKKGRCISILECGSLLSLVKEDLSANERDFLTKSVCKEGKRQVCCPDPLTKNRGELHLPPNCGKTSLTGRIYGGTAADIDEFPWTALLIYTQDVQLKYSLYFVKH; encoded by the exons atgaaatCCTTAAGGAATATAGCTGTTTCACTTGCATTAACTTGGTGTGTTTTCGGTGCAGTTTCTGCGG AGAGTTATGGAGCGTGCCAAACGCCAAACGGCGCACTCGGCGAATGTATGTTAATACAGAAATGCCCCGAACTTAATGACATGGTTAAACCCAATTTAGAAGAAGCGGAAATGGTATTTTTAAGACGGAGTAGATGTGGAGACCTTGGCAAAAGTATTCTG GTTTGCTGCCCAAGGTCTCAACAAGCTCGTATCAATATTTTGGAAGAAAAGCCAG ATGACTGCGAAACTCCGAATGGCAAAAAAGGTCGTTGCATTTCTATTCTTGAATGTGGTTCCTTATTATCTTTAGTCAAAGAAGATTTATCGGCAAATGAAAGAGATTTCTTAACCAAAAGCGTATGTAAAGAGGGAAAACGACAG GTGTGCTGTCCCGACCCACTGACGAAAAATCGTGGAGAATTACATTTGCCCCCGAATTGTGGAAAAACTTCGTTAACTGGGCGCATTTATGGTGGAACCGCGGCGGATATTGATGAATTTCCATGGACGGCTTTACTTATATACACGCAAG ATGTGCAATTGAAATACTCCTTATATTTTGTCAAACATTAG